The DNA window ttattataaatagcatactagtctctcatcattgctaagctgcaaatcctaatttagggtgagagaggttatttgttattcttgtaaacttgtaatcttgttttaagagaaagtaaaagaatagcagttataaccaattcttgtgttcttattctcttccctaattccctattatactttgttattggtatcgtttttcacaacaatcaCTAATTAACAATAATACTAATATCAAATTAAAACCCAATAATATTATGATACAAAGTAGTAATATTACAATTAAAAATttgcataatatatatatatatatatatatatatatatatatatatatatatatatatatatatatatatatatatatatatatatatatatatatatatatatatatatatatatatatatatatatatatgggatttATTTTTAGatgattaattaaaaaatctGAACcaattttattcaatattttacgTTGTTTAATTTGGATTAGTTTTTGGGATATCTAAATTATAAATTGTAAatgtttttgttaatattaatattatatcaatataataaaataatagttttaatgTAGCATACAACAtattaaaaattagggttaaccttgtaatttttttttttaaaaccaacaTTATCATATGAAGATAAAAGGGGTGTATGCGGATAAaacaattcaattaaattaaaaatctaaaCCAAACCGAACTAATAAAAATTGACGTGATTTGGTTAGATTTTTGGTTTTAGTTTTTAGGGACCGCCAAACCGATGAACTAAACCAATGAAAATAATTACACtttaaatcttttattttaacCATCATTAAACTCAAATTTTTTATCGGTCCAACCATTATTCATATTTGTTTACACTTTATTCCTTTCAGTAAAACACACATCTAGAACCAAACTCCAAAGCATAACAAGTATAAACTGTAAGTCACAAAAAATTTAATTGCTCTCGTTGCCTGCCATCACTGTTGCTCTCACTACAGTCATTCTGACTTGTTATGGTCGCATTCTCCGTGTTCAAGTTTTCttcattaattttcatttttttacgtATTTTGTTTCGTCTTAAACAAAATCCCTTCTAGACTTGTTAtaaaatagttttgatgtgtgttcgaggtgtgaaacatgttattTGAGGTGTGTTTTATTGTGTTCTAtttgttaagctttcaaatccctTACCATCATTCTGATGCCAagtgttaacttttatatttaacagtaaacttatttcatgatgcaatGGAAATCAAGTCGCTGTTTAATATGTGTTAAgagcaacttgtaatttgtttgaaaaaatagagcatgaaataatttacatgaaatgtattattttaaaaataatagcataaaatacaccGAAAAACACGATAGTGAAGTATATACTAACTTTGCCCAAAATCTCATACTTTATGTTGTACCTTGTTGttctcttttactttgacatcAGAGTGCCTTGCAGATACAACCCCATTTTTCTCATCCATAAGCGAAGATCAAACCTACTGTTGCTGGCCAACTGCTCGTCGCGAACAATATCCATGTCACTAAGTTTGGCGATATAAATCGACCCCACTCAATATATCATATTATTTTATAGTTTTCAATTAGTTAAATGATTAAAATACATCTTTCAAATATTCATACTAcgcatttaaaatttaaaattaggtCTCACTAATGCTACTATATACTTTAACTAGTAGTTGTATCCGTGCGATGTACGAAAATTATttcacataaaaaattaaaatatataaaatattaataaattatatgtttaaatttttttagataaaatacagtagtataataaaaaatggctgttgtttgtattttttaagtGGAATTGTTCACCATATTTATGCAAGATCGGTCCAATATAAAGTCAAAagcaaatttaaaaataaatttttttaaaatagtaaattttatatttatatttaaatttaaatttgtttatttacttataaggtataaattatttattaaatattaattatttgtaaataaaatacaATGTATAATATGAAAAAGTGAGAAAAAAAAGCATTATCctcaattatattaaaatgaTTATTTATATTGTTCTCTATATACTTTTATATAGATAAGGATCCTCTACCTTTTGGGAGGGAAAGGTACTGACTTTAGGctaaaaaatgaatataaaataaaagagtGATGATgtttattttggagggaaaaaatgtgagagaaagtaAATcatgagagagatagagagaaagttAGAGAAAGGTAGAGGGTTGAAAATTAGGGGATCCAATGATCCTCTACCTTTTGGGAGGGAAAGGTAAAGTGACTTTAGGCTAAAAAATTAATAAGATAAAAGAGTGATGATgtttattttggagggaaaaagatGTGAGAGAAAGTAAATcataagagagatagagagaaagttAGAGAAATGTAGAGAGTTGAAAGTTAGGGGAtccaagaatcctctaactttTGGGAGGGAAAGGTAAAGTGACTTTAggttaaaaaattaataagatatttctatggataaggatctTCTAGCTTTTAGCAGAGAAAGATATAGTGATTTTAGGCTAAAAGATAATAAGATAAAAGAGTGATGATGTTTATACAGaagttaaattaaatcaaataatttgatATGATCCAATATGCGGAcacccttaattttttttatttatataaatgaatactgtttattattattattattattattattattattattattattattattattattattattattattattattattattattattattattattaaatagatAGCCAACTAATGTTGTCTCATTGGTATTAATAAATGCATTATGTGTTCTCAACTACtaccaaattttatttttagtgaaAGCAGACAAAAGGAGAGATTGATAATTATGCCAAGGATTTGATGCAACTTTAAATGATTTGCATACTCATATCTCTATGGTTGAAATGATGCCACTTTCCACATtagtcaataaaaataataggtcgtgatcatattttctttattttttattttaacttaaCAAGAGTCTTTTCAAGCATTATCCAAACATTATTTTAAGTCAAACTCTTTTGTTCCCCTAAAAACTACACTTTCTTGTTGTTAAATtttatacttttattttaaaacaaaaactttaATCTCTCTATTTTAGTATTGTTAGAATTTTAATTTTCGAACTCATGTAGCATGTCAATGATATGACAAAGTTTATGTGATATTATGAAATatctatattatttaaaattatttgttattttaataataataatataaatgattatatttaaaaaataaacttaaaatttaaataaataaaaatgtaatatgaTTAACACAATGTGGCtgtcatttattttaaaaattacatcaaaatataaaataatcttgaaaaatgaaaaaaatgattaGATATATCATTATCATCAATGCTCAAGAACAACAATCACTAAATCTTATCCCTCTAAGTGATGTTAGCTACATGAATCAACTTTTGTCATAAAATTCTATCAAAGTTTATGCTTTTATTCAAATCATTAATCTCgaaatctttcttaataactttttcattatttttttaggTCTTCCTctaattttttatctttttttttttttatctggtATACACTCCTTACCATAGAATCTACATGCCTTCTCTCTACATGTCTGAACCACTTAAGTCTATTTTCCACAATTTTCTATACTATAGGCACTACCCCAATACtctctctaatatttttatttctaattttatccTGATGAGTCTTACCACACATTCTCTACAACATCCTCATCTCTGGTACACtcactaaattatatatttttaattaataatattattataagaaTGCGATTAAATaatagataaaatataaaatataatatattaaatattaaattttaatattacaaAATTAAACTTAATTATGTTTAAAGcatataaaatgatattaaaaatactaaattaaaataatatgttatagtataaaaaattaaaatcaattaataatagattgattTAATACATCATtctaatataaaaatacaaagtattaaaatatatgtttgaGGTTTGGTTTAGTTTTGGAAATTCAATTGAAAATTTGATCCGGTCCAAACAATTTTCATAAAATGACATCCTAATAAATTCAATAATATTCATCAGATGTCtttaaacaattttgaaaagACTAAATGatgttgggtgagaatatggacTATGAAcggtctagagggggggggggggggggggggtttgggGTGTTTGAATAGAACTTccatatttaaaatttcatttgaAAAGGTTTTTAACACATTTTCGAAAAACAAAGTTTATAGAAGCAAATTTTGTGTAAAACAGATTATGACTATATTGAGAGTATCACAAATATGCTTAATGAGTTTATAATATATCAAATTGAACTACTGAATTTCACCAAAGTACATACTAATCGGATTGTAAAATTATTCAATTCCACAAGATGTcttatcaaatgattttcaatcaCGAACAAAAATTCTACTATCACAAGTCTTTAAACTTAATCCACACTAAGACAAGGTTGAATTACCAATTTTAACATAACCTACAATTTATTCAACAAATTGCTACTAACAGATAAACCCATCAACATGCAAATCTAGAAATCAATAAAAACTACCTAATCATGCGATCAAGTACAAAATTAATTGACTGAGAGATAGATAATTGAGTAAACTAAGATTTATAGTGGTTTGACACGTTCGTCCTTTCTTTGTACTTAAATTCCACTATTCAATGGTTGTCCATTGAAATTTCGTTGGTCTCCCTCTATGATTTGCAATAATATTACAAGAGTTCGTACAATCACTAGTCCACAAATAaatgttgaaaataaattttcttcTATTCTGGATATTGACTTGTACACAACTCCACGAACTGAATTTAAGCAAAATCTTTACTCGAGACCACTTCTTGAATCTTCTAGCCCCAACAATCTGCTCCTAAGTCTCCGTTTGCGGCGATTTCCATACAAATTTGTTGGTACCTGGAGTGTTGGCTTGTCCGAAAATCGAAAAGAACTCATATCCTATATGTAGACTTTCACACAATACTATCAATGTCAACTAGGAGAGATGAATCTTATTATTTCCACTAAAGTTGTTATAACCAATCACAACACCACAAAAATGAATCTCCTCAATCAATCACGGAACTTTCAAGATAACATTCAGATCCATGCAACAAGGAAAAAGAATGAGATAGAAGATGAAAGAAATAATTTGTAAGTGTTCAAGAAAGATTCAAAACTCTTTTGAAAATCTAATAACAAATGGTTTGTGAGTCTTCAAATAATCAATGAAAGAATTTTTTTCTAACATTATAAAAGGTTTGAGAGTTAAAAATGATTTATAGGTGCTAGAGATGAAGCATAAAAGTTGGTGAAAAATTCATGTTTGATTCAAGTCAAGAGCATTTAGTGAATTGAGTCAAGTTAGCAAAGTAATGTGGAAGAAGATATACGCTTTTTTTAGTGATTCTAGTCAAGACTAATGGATGATTTGACTCACACAGCCTATGATTCAAGTCAGCTTGGTCATGATTTTACTCCAACTTGGCAGAGGCTGAAGAATGGTCCGTAATCCAACTTATGCACAAACTGTGATCCGACTCACAGagtgtgtgattcgaatcaaagcAAGATGCATTTCGATTCACAAGTTGCAACAAAGCTCTGGTTCCTTTCTTCCTTGTTTGATTCGACTCAGAGGAATGTGTGATTCGGATCACActtccaaaatttcaaaaactCAAATTTTCAACGATCTTTTGAGATTTTACCTTTGGCATGGCTTAAATAAATCTCAATTATAGTTCTTGTTCCAAAAACTCGACTAATTAACTTAAAGTATAATGTTCATACTCAAACACAAACACTTTGAATTATACAAGCTAAAACACAATCAAAAACTCGATCCTTAAAGATGCCTAATTGAAGAGGAGACTCAAATATAAAACTAAATTCAAATTAAAGCTTAAGGGACAAACAACAAAACCACATAGATGTCTCCCCTTTAATGTATCAGAGACATGCAACTTCAAAGGAGGCCATGCAATATTCAATTTTCTCAAATAGGAGTTTTAGAAATATCTATTAATTGTCGACACCTCTAACAAGGTGGGTGATGAGGTGTATAGACACATGCACATACAATGGTTATTATGATGTATCTTCTATTTCTGATGGGTTTGACCATTTTCATAGACAATAATGTCACCTACACCACTTGGTATATTTATAGTATTTTAGAGATTTAGATATGGCTGATGACTGCACCTGGATATATGACTCTTTTCTATATCATATTCAtataattattgaattatttgttgaaaaatattttattcaatgttGCTTAAGTATATATTGAAGCAGACATGAATTTATCAACATTTCTAGGTATTGGTGGACGAGAGAACGGTCACAAGTACACATAGATTGATCCATGTGCCAACATCTTTATTCCAATGAAAGCTCACTCTAATACATAATTGTATCGATAGTGCATGAAATTGATTACTAACGCAGTATGTGTTGTTTGATAACTATGCCACTTATTGTAACGCAGTATGTGTTGCTTGATAACTATGCCACTTATTGAGACACGCACCCACCCACTAGATGACAACTACTTCTATTCTAGTTTGATAAGATACGGATTGCATAAGGTATGATACCTTATTGAGCGCGTTTGGTGCTAGTTCGTGTACAAGCAATATACTCCCAAGCATCTTATCGTCTTTGCTCTTCATGTGTTTAGTACAAGGAACATATTTTGTCTGAGAACCGAGGTGTCCAGATCCTACATGGTTGGGAAACTATATATAAATGCATGAGGTGATATTTTAAGATGTAGTTAATCCTCTAACTACATTAAACAAGAAACAAAGGTTTTAGTATATTTTATACGAGAACAACTACTTATATGATTCTCAATTTGGAAGGACAGTCATTTATCTTGCAAAGGAGGCAACACTAAATGAAGGTGGCATTATGAGTGATATTATCTTGCATATGCTCGCATCCGAGACTTGGCTTCTAAATTACAATCTAGTGGGATTGTACAGAAGGGCATTGATGCCCACGTTGATGTTTAAGAGACTTTGAAGGATGCCGATACTTAAAATACAAATGAAGAGGTTAGACAAAAAGCGCATTAGTTTTCGTGCAATGCAGCATGATGCATTCTTTTTTGGGACATCTGGTTAGTATTATTTAGGTAGTATTTTGTGTGCCATATTATGCATCCGACATCATCACGTATTTTCTTTAACATGTTATATTGTGCATTATTTTAGATATATTATATCATTGGTTTCTATTATGCGATATAGATTGCACCAACCTTGGTTTCACTGACACTCAACTGCATAATGACAGTGATATGTTGAGCTGGAGTAACCTGGCTGTCCAGTCCAGTGACATACATCCCTGTTGCTATACTTAAATTTGCAACAATTACCAACGAGGGAGGCGAAACAGCGAGACAGTGGCAAAAACGGCTACAAGAACGGGGAGAACGATATGGCAAAAACCAAAAAGCACAAGCAATAACAACAAAGCGAAACGCTTTGATAGACATAAGACATGTTACATAGATATGAATCATTTCTTAGAATCATTCATACTAAAGCGTCTCAGCCTTTTGTCTATGTATATACTCTAACTTAGGCCGCGCAGTTTTTGTGATCTATCTCTATAGATCATGTTTTAGTGAGAACTTGATTTCTTTGCAACATGCATATTAAATTGCTAGTAAAAACTTTTGGTAGTGTTGATTTAATTACTAACGGTGAACCTCTTTCAATATGAGGGGAATGTGCTTTCTTTGATCTAAACAAAGAGATATTACAGCAACTTTTTTGAATTTTACAAGGCAGTGAAACTCACATTTCAGCAGAGGGATTGAGCAGCAAAACCACTGCTATGTCAGCATTCATTCACTAGGGAGTACATTGAAGAAATGATAAACCTCATCTTCATCAAAGACACCTACCTCTGTTGAACAAACAGCGCAGCAGActtgttttaatttttcattactAGATGAAATTGCATCGCTCCCACCAAATTCTTTGTCCcttctatttctttttcttgaTGTTGAGCTACTTTGCATCATAACTGGTTTATCCTCAATCTTGCAGTTTGTAACAAATATCGCTCTATATTGGGTCAAATATTTCTCGTGCCTGTAAGACACAAATAAAGTCACAAACCACAAATATTATTGCAATCTACCAATTTAGAATTCATACACAAAATACTCTGTAATAGACATAAACATATCTAGTGAGAAAAATTCTTGTGACTCATGAGAACAATCAACAATGACCATAAAACCATATATGAATGATCAAGATTTTTACTCCTCGTTTTCATGTTTGCGCTTAATATGCTCCCTCCCTATAATATGTGCAAGGCCGTTTTTGAGGGTGAACAGGGCGGACTACCGTACTGGGCCCAAAATTTTTCACGATTAAACAATGGTTAAATAGGACCGTTAAATCACATGTAAATAGAGTCTCTATTTGTTTTGTCATGGTTAAATTGCGGATAACCTACATAGGGCCTCCAAAAACTTGA is part of the Vicia villosa cultivar HV-30 ecotype Madison, WI linkage group LG2, Vvil1.0, whole genome shotgun sequence genome and encodes:
- the LOC131645883 gene encoding uncharacterized protein LOC131645883, encoding MEQGDAKSPTNSQQTVSDDEEIDYATKPEFYDPDLDEKDEKWIHKNRHGRDSDAVLCCPACFTTLCLECQRHEKYLTQYRAIFVTNCKIEDKPVMMQSSSTSRKRNRRDKEFGGSDAISSSNEKLKQVCCAVCSTEVGVFDEDEVYHFFNVLPSE